The genomic DNA CACCGTCTAACCGTAATGCGGTACGGCCTTTGTCACCGACATACGCAGTGGCGTTTACCTCGAACCAGTAGGGTGCCAGTCCCTGGATGCCGAACGCCAGCCAGCCGCGATCGGGGGCCACACCATTGTCATAGCGCAAACCGAGTTGCGTATCCCAAAACGGGGTAACCGCGTGCCCCCACAACACTTCCGTGCGCCCATCTTGCAATTTACCGTTGTCGACATCACCCTCGGCTTTGAGCACAGCGCGGTCGAAATTACCGCCGTACCACGCCGTCAGATCATAGGTGGCGGATGTGTTGTTGTCGGTACGCACGGCCTCCAGTCGGTCGACAAGCAGTAAACCGAACTTGAGCGCCATCTCTTCGTGCCGCATCGGGAATTGGTTGAAGTCGTAACCGTCCGCGTAAGCATGGGGATCGCGCAGACCAGACAATGGCGCTTCATCCGGCATCGCGCCGTGTCCATCGTGGTTCATCCCGGACATTGCACCCCTATTCTGGGCCGTACCCACCTCGTGAGTCATGTCCATGTCTTCCATATCCATCTCTT from Gammaproteobacteria bacterium includes the following:
- a CDS encoding copper resistance protein B, translating into MRMKEITMNNKGPWLAAAMMIVNLSPAWAQGDVHDAQVSREPGMAGATDAHSEHTSPSTTATEQMNHDDISGMEEMDMEDMDMTHEVGTAQNRGAMSGMNHDGHGAMPDEAPLSGLRDPHAYADGYDFNQFPMRHEEMALKFGLLLVDRLEAVRTDNNTSATYDLTAWYGGNFDRAVLKAEGDVDNGKLQDGRTEVLWGHAVTPFWDTQLGLRYDNGVAPDRGWLAFGIQGLAPYWFEVNATAYVGDKGRTALRLDGEYDLLLTQKLILQPRLEADFYGKRDAERTLGSGLSDLTAGIRLRYEIRREFVPYIGVEWASKHGGTADYARVAGQETAEARAVAGVRFWF